CGCAGAATGCCGGTCAGCTCTCCGGCCTCACCAAATTCGGCGCCGATCCAGTCATACTGGACACCGCCGCCAACCACCCACGACCCCAGATCGTAATCGTAGTAGGCCTTGAGCCCGTAATCGCCGGTTTCCTCGTAATCGTCGTCGGCATTGCTTGTGTCAAACGCACCATAGCCAAGCTGAATGCCGACAGAGCCGCCGGTCCAATCGCGGGTCATGGGCACCGGCACGGGAACGGCAACGGGGGTGTAGACGGGCGCGGGCTCGAGGCTGCCTGCAAATGCGGGAGCGGCAGCCAGTGCGGCCAGCAGCGCGGTGCTTGCGAATTTCATGATCTCTGCTCCAATTTCAAATTATTCGAAAAGTCTTTGAGGCCCCGCCGGGGGGGGCATGAGAG
This portion of the Salipiger sp. CCB-MM3 genome encodes:
- a CDS encoding outer membrane protein, encoding MKFASTALLAALAAAPAFAGSLEPAPVYTPVAVPVPVPMTRDWTGGSVGIQLGYGAFDTSNADDDYEETGDYGLKAYYDYDLGSWVVGGGVQYDWIGAEFGEAGELTGILRVGARAGYDAGNTMIYGTGGYARAYHDGGDLKVGDSDGYFVGFGSETFLSDTWTIGAEIVYSEFEDFDKTDLKLDTTQLNISLNYRY